The following are encoded together in the Thalassomonas haliotis genome:
- a CDS encoding HU family DNA-binding protein produces the protein MNKSELVEKMAEGADISKAAAGRALDSFIGAVTEELKNGGDVALVGFGTFKVTDRAARTGRNPQTGAEIQIAAAKMPGFKAGKGLKDTVNA, from the coding sequence ATGAACAAAAGTGAATTAGTAGAAAAAATGGCCGAAGGCGCTGATATCTCCAAAGCCGCTGCTGGACGTGCGTTAGACAGCTTTATAGGCGCCGTAACTGAAGAATTAAAAAATGGCGGTGACGTAGCCCTTGTTGGTTTTGGTACTTTTAAAGTAACTGACCGTGCTGCCCGTACTGGTCGCAACCCGCAAACTGGCGCAGAAATTCAAATCGCTGCAGCTAAAATGCCTGGCTTCAAAGCTGGTAAAGGCTTAAAAGATACAGTAAACGCATAA
- a CDS encoding sigma-54-dependent transcriptional regulator, protein MKKEGRILIVDDDEDILIAGKLLLKRHFTHVSTCNLPEHIPAFIKDQHFDVILLDMNFGPGESSGAQGFYWLKKILSINPQSIIIMITAHGGVDVAVEAMKLGATDFIAKPWQNEKVIATVSTSVLLGRTRSEAQELREANQALVQASNQAGGQNIIGQSGVMQQVDTLIDRCAPTDANVLILGENGTGKELAAREIHNRSLRSNRIFMSVDLGAISETLFESELFGHRKGAFTGAGHDRVGRLKAADGGTLFLDEIGNLPLHLQAKLLTVLEQRQVTPIGANEAVAFDVRVVSATNLDKAILKSPEQFRQDLLFRLNTVEINLPPLRARPDDIETIAQYYIDTYGKKYHKAKQKLSPAALQAIKAYAWPGNIRELRHAIERAVILSQGEQLLPSDFQLEAAPVPVEKVQKSEKLVIRDNAVTESFSSAPQDLPEELNLEVIEKQTISQALKKYRYNISHTAKALGLTRAALYRRMEKHDL, encoded by the coding sequence GTGAAAAAAGAAGGCAGGATCCTGATTGTTGATGATGATGAAGATATCTTAATTGCAGGAAAATTATTATTAAAGCGGCATTTCACTCATGTCAGTACCTGTAATTTACCTGAGCATATTCCCGCGTTTATTAAAGATCAGCATTTCGATGTTATTTTACTGGATATGAATTTTGGCCCGGGGGAGAGTTCGGGTGCCCAAGGTTTTTACTGGCTAAAAAAAATATTATCCATCAACCCGCAAAGTATCATTATTATGATCACCGCCCATGGTGGTGTCGATGTGGCCGTTGAAGCAATGAAATTAGGCGCCACCGACTTTATTGCCAAGCCGTGGCAAAATGAAAAGGTGATCGCTACGGTATCAACTTCCGTTTTACTGGGCAGAACCCGAAGTGAAGCACAGGAATTGCGCGAAGCCAATCAGGCGCTGGTGCAGGCAAGCAATCAGGCGGGAGGGCAAAATATTATCGGTCAGTCGGGGGTTATGCAGCAGGTAGATACATTGATTGACCGCTGCGCGCCGACCGATGCCAATGTGCTGATATTGGGTGAGAACGGTACCGGTAAAGAGCTGGCGGCACGAGAGATCCATAACCGCAGCCTGCGCAGTAACCGGATTTTTATGTCGGTAGATTTGGGGGCTATTTCTGAAACTTTATTTGAAAGCGAACTGTTCGGCCATAGAAAAGGGGCGTTTACCGGTGCAGGCCATGACAGGGTAGGGCGATTGAAAGCCGCCGATGGCGGCACTTTATTTCTTGATGAAATCGGTAATTTACCCCTGCATTTACAGGCGAAACTGCTGACGGTATTAGAACAAAGGCAAGTGACCCCCATAGGCGCCAATGAAGCGGTTGCTTTTGATGTCAGGGTGGTATCTGCCACTAATCTCGATAAGGCGATATTAAAATCGCCGGAGCAGTTTCGCCAGGATCTCCTGTTCCGTTTAAATACCGTTGAAATAAACCTGCCGCCACTGAGAGCGCGCCCGGATGATATTGAGACGATAGCGCAATATTATATTGATACCTACGGGAAAAAATATCACAAAGCCAAGCAGAAGCTGAGCCCGGCAGCATTGCAGGCGATAAAAGCTTATGCCTGGCCCGGTAATATTCGCGAACTGCGTCATGCCATTGAGCGGGCGGTGATCTTAAGTCAGGGGGAGCAGTTGCTCCCGAGTGATTTTCAGCTTGAAGCTGCTCCTGTCCCCGTAGAAAAAGTTCAAAAAAGCGAAAAGCTTGTCATACGGGATAACGCCGTCACTGAAAGTTTTTCGTCTGCGCCTCAGGACTTGCCGGAAGAATTAAATTTGGAAGTGATAGAGAAACAGACCATTTCCCAGGCGCTGAAAAAGTACCGGTATAATATCAGCCACACGGCAAAAGCTTTGGGTTTAACCCGAGCTGCTCTATATCGCAGGATGGAAAAGCATGATCTTTAA
- a CDS encoding efflux RND transporter periplasmic adaptor subunit, with the protein MQVKHLKSTIKLLLGLAALGLLIFAFIPEPVKVDMFTVGKSDLLVTLEGEGKTRIHDIYTVYAPIDGRITRIESEPGDRVTAAKTVIANMFPANPQFLDKRRETQAKADIEGARAALSLAKARVKQARAELEFELSDFKRTEKLFHQQTVSKAHLERAELRIKTLRAELETAISNQEVMESRLAAARAMLVQPEEPEEAANGGDCHICIHSPVDGRVLRILHKSESIVAVGTPLVEIGNPVDLEVSIEMLSTNAVKVKAGDDALIKRWGGEQDIKARVRLIEPSGFTKISALGVEEQRVNVILTFTDPKEKWQSLGDAFRVEAAIIIDKAENVISVPLSALFRQEEKWSVFKVVDDYALLQGVEVGRRNDRFAEIISGLQAGEQVISYPGNKVAAGVRVEKR; encoded by the coding sequence ATGCAGGTCAAACACCTTAAAAGCACCATCAAATTGCTGCTGGGATTGGCCGCCCTGGGCTTGCTGATTTTTGCCTTTATTCCCGAGCCGGTAAAAGTGGATATGTTTACTGTGGGTAAAAGCGACCTTCTGGTGACCCTGGAAGGGGAAGGTAAAACCCGGATCCATGATATTTATACCGTTTATGCACCAATCGACGGCCGCATTACCCGGATAGAAAGCGAGCCGGGAGACAGGGTGACAGCGGCTAAAACCGTTATCGCCAATATGTTCCCCGCCAATCCCCAGTTTTTGGATAAACGCCGGGAAACCCAGGCTAAAGCCGATATTGAAGGGGCCAGGGCGGCCTTGTCGCTGGCTAAGGCCAGGGTAAAGCAGGCGCGGGCAGAGCTGGAATTTGAGCTCTCTGATTTTAAACGTACCGAAAAACTTTTTCACCAGCAAACGGTGTCAAAAGCCCATCTAGAGCGGGCGGAGCTGCGCATTAAAACCCTGCGGGCAGAGCTTGAGACCGCAATATCCAACCAGGAGGTGATGGAATCCCGCCTGGCGGCGGCCCGCGCCATGCTGGTACAGCCGGAAGAACCGGAAGAGGCGGCTAACGGCGGTGATTGTCATATTTGTATCCATTCGCCGGTGGATGGCCGGGTACTGAGAATATTGCATAAAAGCGAAAGTATCGTGGCGGTGGGCACGCCTTTGGTGGAAATAGGCAATCCGGTGGATTTGGAAGTCAGTATCGAAATGCTGTCCACCAATGCGGTTAAAGTCAAAGCGGGAGACGATGCGCTGATCAAGCGCTGGGGCGGTGAGCAAGATATCAAGGCCAGGGTGCGGTTGATAGAACCTTCCGGCTTCACCAAAATTTCCGCCCTTGGCGTGGAAGAGCAAAGGGTCAATGTGATCTTAACCTTTACCGACCCCAAAGAAAAATGGCAAAGCCTGGGAGATGCTTTCAGGGTTGAAGCCGCTATTATTATCGACAAGGCTGAAAATGTGATTTCTGTGCCTTTATCCGCCTTGTTCCGCCAGGAAGAAAAATGGTCGGTATTTAAAGTGGTCGATGATTATGCGCTATTGCAGGGAGTGGAAGTCGGCAGACGTAACGACAGGTTTGCTGAAATTATTTCCGGCCTGCAAGCAGGTGAGCAAGTGATCAGCTATCCCGGCAACAAAGTGGCTGCCGGTGTACGTGTTGAAAAAAGGTAG
- a CDS encoding ABC transporter ATP-binding protein — protein sequence MLKLHNLSRTYRSDDVETLALNNVNIEIAKGEFVAIMGPSGCGKSTLLNTIGMLDSPTSGDYFFAGENIAGYSESQLSVIRKKNIGFIFQNFNLIDELSVQENIELALLYHKIPAAARKARVEKVMDKVGIGHRAKHMPSQLSGGQQQRVAVARAVVGDQGMILADEPTGNLDSAHGQEVMEMLQALNNEGTTIVMVTHSPAHADYARRTINLFDGHVVTENVRAA from the coding sequence ATGTTAAAACTACACAATTTATCAAGAACTTACCGCAGCGATGACGTTGAAACCCTGGCATTAAACAATGTCAACATCGAAATAGCCAAGGGTGAGTTTGTCGCCATCATGGGGCCTTCCGGCTGTGGAAAATCCACCCTGCTCAATACTATCGGCATGCTCGACTCCCCGACGTCCGGCGACTACTTCTTTGCCGGGGAAAATATTGCCGGTTACAGCGAAAGCCAGCTCTCGGTGATCCGCAAAAAGAACATAGGTTTTATCTTTCAAAACTTTAACTTAATTGATGAACTTAGCGTGCAGGAGAACATAGAGCTGGCCTTGCTCTATCACAAGATCCCGGCAGCGGCGCGTAAAGCCCGGGTAGAAAAAGTCATGGACAAGGTCGGCATCGGCCACCGCGCCAAACATATGCCGAGCCAGCTCTCCGGCGGCCAGCAGCAAAGGGTTGCCGTTGCCCGCGCCGTGGTAGGAGATCAGGGGATGATTTTAGCCGATGAACCCACAGGTAACCTCGACAGCGCCCACGGCCAGGAAGTAATGGAAATGCTGCAGGCGCTGAACAACGAAGGCACGACAATTGTTATGGTGACCCACAGCCCGGCCCATGCCGATTATGCCCGCCGTACCATCAATTTATTTGACGGCCACGTGGTCACCGAAAATGTCCGTGCGGCATAA
- a CDS encoding ABC transporter ATP-binding protein, producing the protein MTKLISLSGLNKSYKSKQVLSDINLTVQAGQILGLVGPNGAGKTTCLQAILGLTDYDGQLDVLGYNPKKQRRQMLNELAYIADVAVLPRWLKVEQALTYMTGIHKNFNREKAETFLAKTNIEHKVKIKTLSKGMVTQLHLALVLAIDAKVLILDEPTLGLDLLTRRQFYRHLLEDFYQEDKCIIVTTHQIEEVEHILTDVAFIRGGKILMSADVDEIRQRYRLLAVPDQHLEQAKTLNPLFTNPLMGLTSMLFERNSKDDLTPLGNISTPSLADIFVGVMGKETC; encoded by the coding sequence ATGACTAAATTAATCTCCCTGTCAGGATTAAATAAATCCTATAAAAGCAAACAAGTCCTCTCGGATATCAATTTAACCGTGCAAGCCGGACAGATTTTAGGTCTGGTAGGCCCCAACGGCGCCGGTAAAACCACTTGCCTGCAGGCGATACTCGGTTTAACCGACTACGACGGCCAGCTGGATGTACTCGGCTATAACCCGAAAAAACAGCGCCGACAAATGCTCAACGAGCTGGCCTATATTGCCGATGTTGCCGTGCTACCAAGATGGTTAAAGGTAGAGCAAGCACTTACCTACATGACTGGTATCCATAAAAACTTTAACCGGGAAAAAGCCGAAACCTTTTTGGCAAAAACGAATATTGAGCACAAGGTAAAAATAAAAACCTTATCTAAAGGCATGGTAACCCAGCTACACCTTGCCCTGGTGCTGGCAATTGATGCTAAAGTGTTGATCCTGGATGAGCCGACCCTGGGTCTGGACTTACTCACCCGGCGCCAGTTTTATCGTCATTTGCTGGAAGATTTCTATCAAGAAGATAAATGCATTATTGTTACCACCCATCAGATAGAAGAAGTTGAGCATATTCTTACCGATGTCGCCTTTATCCGGGGCGGAAAAATCCTGATGTCGGCGGATGTTGACGAGATTCGCCAGCGCTACCGATTACTAGCGGTGCCGGATCAGCATCTTGAGCAAGCTAAAACCTTAAACCCCCTGTTTACCAATCCCCTGATGGGACTGACTTCCATGTTATTTGAGCGCAATAGCAAAGATGATTTAACCCCGCTAGGCAATATCAGCACCCCGAGCCTGGCAGATATTTTCGTCGGCGTAATGGGCAAGGAGACCTGCTAA
- a CDS encoding efflux RND transporter periplasmic adaptor subunit has protein sequence MTKRQRKITAAIIMMTKKNQQFNPEHGEAAVAVTTPISTPASASLSGKGMDRKVQAKTSPLRKWAMIAGSLLILLCLAYIVVMPSPGKTLAVDNQRIVISEVTTGIFEDFIPVRGQVTPARTVFLDAIEGGRVERILVEDGARLNAGELIVELSNASLQLNVLGNEARVAEQLNNIRTIELDLEQNRLQHKSNLLDINYQIKMLTRRQTKEQALLESGAVQQAQYDDTSDTLDWYKSRLALTRESQQSDARMQGEQLAFLKETGARLESNLAISRQNLDNMKVKAPVAGKLSGFNVQVGQSIARGERLGQIDTPDDYKLTAFIDEFYLGRVAIGQQARFKDYALVIAKIYPQVQNGQFKVDFTFAEQQPAGIRRGQNVQIKLTLGDASKATLVPNGSFFQDTGGSWIFVLAADGSEAIKRNIRLGRRNNRFIEVIEGLDIGEQVVTSSYASYLEMQRLKLSRQ, from the coding sequence ATGACTAAGAGACAGCGAAAAATAACAGCAGCCATTATTATGATGACCAAGAAAAACCAGCAATTTAACCCCGAGCACGGGGAAGCAGCCGTGGCAGTGACTACGCCAATTTCCACACCGGCTTCTGCTTCTTTATCAGGAAAAGGCATGGACAGAAAAGTGCAGGCCAAAACCAGCCCGTTAAGAAAATGGGCCATGATCGCGGGCAGCCTGTTAATACTGCTGTGCCTGGCTTATATTGTTGTTATGCCCTCACCGGGAAAAACTTTAGCAGTAGATAACCAACGTATTGTTATTTCTGAGGTAACCACAGGCATTTTCGAAGACTTTATCCCGGTCAGGGGCCAGGTAACCCCAGCCAGAACCGTATTTTTAGATGCAATAGAAGGCGGCCGGGTCGAACGCATTCTGGTGGAAGACGGCGCCCGCTTAAATGCCGGGGAATTGATCGTTGAATTGTCCAATGCTTCATTGCAATTAAACGTACTCGGCAATGAAGCCCGGGTAGCCGAGCAACTCAACAATATCCGCACCATAGAGTTAGATCTGGAGCAAAACCGCCTGCAGCACAAAAGCAACCTGCTCGACATCAACTATCAGATCAAAATGCTGACCCGCCGGCAGACAAAAGAACAAGCCCTGCTCGAAAGCGGCGCTGTACAGCAAGCCCAATACGATGATACTTCTGACACTCTTGACTGGTACAAGAGCCGCCTGGCATTGACCCGAGAAAGCCAGCAGTCGGACGCCCGGATGCAGGGAGAGCAACTGGCGTTTTTAAAAGAAACCGGCGCCCGCCTGGAAAGCAATCTGGCCATTTCCCGGCAAAACCTGGACAACATGAAAGTCAAAGCCCCGGTTGCCGGTAAGCTTTCCGGTTTTAACGTCCAGGTAGGACAGAGCATTGCCCGGGGCGAGCGCCTTGGACAAATCGATACCCCGGATGACTACAAACTCACCGCCTTTATCGACGAATTTTATTTAGGCCGGGTCGCCATCGGCCAACAGGCCCGCTTTAAAGACTATGCCCTGGTGATAGCGAAAATTTATCCCCAGGTACAAAACGGCCAGTTCAAAGTGGACTTTACCTTTGCCGAGCAACAACCGGCAGGCATCCGCCGCGGGCAAAACGTGCAAATCAAACTGACCCTGGGGGATGCCAGCAAAGCCACCTTAGTGCCCAACGGCTCTTTCTTCCAGGACACCGGCGGCAGCTGGATTTTCGTGCTGGCAGCGGACGGCAGCGAGGCCATTAAACGCAATATCCGTCTCGGACGCCGCAATAACCGCTTTATCGAAGTGATTGAAGGGTTGGATATCGGCGAGCAGGTGGTCACCAGCTCCTATGCCAGCTACCTGGAAATGCAAAGACTTAAGCTCAGCCGGCAATAA
- a CDS encoding ABC transporter permease gives MILGALNQKLLRDIWRIKGQMTAIILVMAAGIAVYVIMFGVLDSLRLTQQTYYERYRFADVFVSLKRAPEAVKQRVQEIPGVSASQSRVSFGVTLQMPGMPEPATGMILSLPDGKQPLLNRLYLRTGRLLYANEDDAIVADESFFLAHGLALGDKVTMVINGHRRSFKIVGVVLSPEYVYSIAPGALMPDNKRFGIFWMGRRALEAAVNMKGAFNDLSLSIERNANSELIKEQLDLLLKPYGGLLAYDREEQISNFFVENELKQLEAMGLMAPVIFLSVAAFLIYVVMSRQVATQREQIGMLKAVGYSDREIILHYLKMVLVITGFGAVTGLALGAWMGVGMTKMYAEFFHFPILEYSFSFQVMIFAVLLCTLAAITGTLVAIRSAARLPPAEAMRPQSPAEFKQTLFERLALHRHLSFLSRIVLRQLERRPWRALFSAMGMAMALAILIFSFFMEDSMSYLMEVQYDLIQREDVNLGFVEAVPYRALEEIKVIPGVLKIEPLRNLAVNLKFKHYQKRTAITGLIAKPELLRVIKEGLQHFELPSRGLVMNEKLAQILRVKTGDILTVEVLEEKRQTLEIPVSGIIKEFIGLGVYMEINRLNFLLDSPAKITGASLMVDNNNSMLLYKKIKDIPKVIGLNITSVLRRIFEELMAENLLKMVSINMLFACFISFGVIYNTARITLSERGRELASLRVLGLTRTEVAYLLFGELGLITLFSLPLGIWIGQGLVQGMASSMDSELFRIPVYLENSTYGFAVLIVLISALVSFYLVWYQLDRLDLVSAQKGVE, from the coding sequence TTGATATTAGGAGCTCTGAACCAAAAGTTACTCCGGGATATCTGGAGAATTAAAGGGCAGATGACCGCCATTATCCTGGTGATGGCGGCGGGGATTGCTGTCTATGTCATTATGTTCGGGGTGCTCGACAGCCTGCGTCTGACCCAGCAAACCTATTATGAACGTTACCGCTTTGCCGATGTTTTTGTCTCCCTGAAACGTGCGCCTGAGGCGGTTAAACAGCGTGTGCAGGAAATTCCCGGGGTTTCTGCCAGTCAAAGCCGGGTCAGTTTTGGCGTGACCCTGCAGATGCCGGGTATGCCCGAACCGGCCACCGGCATGATCCTGTCGCTGCCGGACGGCAAACAGCCGCTGCTTAACCGGCTTTACCTGCGCACCGGGCGTTTGCTTTATGCCAATGAAGACGATGCCATTGTTGCCGATGAGAGCTTTTTCCTGGCTCACGGTTTAGCCCTGGGGGATAAAGTGACTATGGTGATCAACGGTCACCGGCGCAGCTTTAAAATTGTCGGTGTGGTGCTGTCGCCGGAATATGTCTACTCCATAGCGCCGGGGGCGCTGATGCCGGACAATAAAAGGTTCGGCATTTTCTGGATGGGTCGGCGCGCACTGGAAGCGGCGGTGAATATGAAAGGGGCCTTTAATGACTTGTCCCTGAGTATCGAGCGTAATGCCAACAGTGAGTTGATAAAAGAGCAGCTCGACCTGCTGTTAAAACCCTACGGCGGTTTGCTCGCTTATGACAGGGAAGAGCAGATCTCTAATTTCTTTGTCGAAAATGAATTAAAGCAGCTCGAAGCCATGGGGCTGATGGCGCCGGTGATTTTCCTCAGTGTGGCGGCGTTTTTGATTTATGTGGTGATGTCGCGCCAGGTGGCAACCCAGCGGGAGCAGATCGGCATGCTCAAGGCGGTGGGTTACAGCGATCGTGAGATTATTCTTCATTATTTAAAAATGGTACTGGTGATCACCGGCTTTGGTGCGGTGACAGGTTTGGCGCTCGGTGCCTGGATGGGAGTCGGCATGACCAAGATGTATGCCGAGTTTTTCCATTTTCCCATTCTTGAATACAGTTTTTCCTTTCAGGTGATGATTTTTGCCGTCTTGCTGTGCACCCTGGCAGCCATTACCGGTACTTTAGTGGCGATTCGCAGCGCGGCACGTTTGCCGCCGGCGGAGGCTATGCGCCCGCAAAGCCCGGCTGAATTTAAGCAAACCTTGTTTGAAAGGTTAGCTTTACACCGCCACCTGTCTTTTCTTAGCCGCATCGTACTCAGACAACTGGAGCGACGCCCCTGGCGGGCGCTGTTTTCAGCTATGGGGATGGCGATGGCGTTGGCTATTTTGATTTTCAGCTTTTTTATGGAAGATTCTATGAGTTACCTGATGGAGGTGCAATACGATTTGATCCAGCGGGAAGACGTCAACCTGGGGTTTGTCGAAGCCGTGCCTTACCGGGCGCTGGAAGAAATCAAGGTCATTCCCGGGGTGCTGAAGATAGAACCTTTGCGCAACCTTGCCGTGAATTTAAAGTTTAAACATTACCAAAAACGCACCGCGATCACCGGTTTAATCGCAAAGCCCGAGCTGCTTAGGGTGATTAAGGAAGGTTTGCAGCACTTTGAGTTGCCGTCAAGGGGGTTGGTGATGAATGAGAAGCTGGCGCAGATCCTCCGGGTAAAAACAGGCGATATCCTGACGGTGGAGGTGCTGGAGGAAAAGCGTCAGACCCTGGAGATCCCGGTAAGCGGCATCATTAAAGAATTTATCGGCCTCGGGGTGTATATGGAGATCAACCGCCTGAATTTTTTGCTTGATAGCCCGGCGAAGATCACCGGTGCTTCGCTGATGGTAGACAATAACAACAGTATGCTCTTATATAAAAAAATTAAGGATATTCCGAAAGTGATCGGCCTGAATATTACTTCGGTGCTCCGGCGTATTTTTGAAGAGCTGATGGCGGAAAACCTGTTGAAAATGGTCAGCATCAATATGCTCTTTGCCTGCTTTATCAGTTTCGGGGTGATTTATAACACCGCCCGCATTACCTTGTCGGAGAGGGGGCGGGAGCTGGCCAGTTTGCGGGTATTGGGCTTAACCCGAACCGAAGTGGCTTACCTGTTATTTGGTGAGCTTGGACTGATCACCCTGTTTTCCCTGCCGTTGGGCATATGGATAGGGCAGGGGTTGGTGCAGGGCATGGCTTCTTCCATGGACAGCGAGTTATTTCGCATTCCGGTTTATCTGGAAAATTCTACCTATGGCTTTGCGGTATTGATTGTACTGATCAGCGCCCTGGTGTCATTTTATTTGGTATGGTATCAGCTGGATCGCCTGGATCTGGTGAGTGCGCAAAAAGGCGTTGAATAA
- a CDS encoding sensor histidine kinase, whose amino-acid sequence MVTLLVFTLAITAPGYHASCVLLAALLIGQIFEMLRFVSKTNTELVRFLAAARNADFSQRFQLSKQGSGFDELGETFTEILDKLQLARTGQEEQLRHIKAVVEHVPVPLISIKANGQLTLWNNSARRLFGAHAITRVNDLIRFDSDFPQILTSMIAGERRLLDVTIDDMEHRLSIVASEIATGGEREILLSMQDIQSELDSAQLQAWQDLVRVLTHEIMNSITPVASLAKTAVDLATDVKDKVQPGSSDNREVPAEEIVEEIDDVLSAVQTVARRSEGLMHFVSSYRKLTRLPEPKKSHIKVSTLFSQVQQLATRGWPEKGIELSTNTRPGELDLMLDVDMAEQMLINLLQNAEQALAGIKNPQVSLSAFLNARGHVVIEVSDNGPGVADDLDDKVFVPFFTTKKEGSGVGLALSRQIMIAHGGHVAMRTNNCGGATFSLTF is encoded by the coding sequence ATGGTGACGCTGCTAGTGTTCACCCTGGCAATCACAGCGCCGGGTTACCATGCGAGCTGTGTATTGCTGGCCGCACTGCTTATTGGCCAGATCTTTGAAATGCTTCGCTTTGTTTCCAAAACCAATACCGAGCTGGTGCGTTTTTTAGCCGCTGCCCGTAATGCTGATTTCTCCCAACGTTTTCAATTGTCAAAACAGGGCAGTGGCTTTGATGAGTTAGGCGAAACTTTTACCGAGATTTTGGACAAGTTGCAGCTGGCACGTACCGGGCAGGAAGAACAACTGCGGCATATTAAAGCCGTGGTCGAGCATGTACCTGTGCCCCTGATCAGCATTAAAGCCAATGGGCAGTTGACCCTGTGGAACAATAGCGCCCGGCGTTTATTCGGCGCTCATGCCATTACCCGGGTGAATGATTTAATCCGGTTTGATAGTGACTTCCCGCAAATATTAACTTCGATGATCGCCGGGGAACGGCGGCTGCTTGATGTCACCATTGATGATATGGAACACAGGTTGAGCATAGTCGCCAGTGAAATTGCCACCGGCGGAGAGCGGGAAATTTTGCTGAGCATGCAAGACATTCAAAGTGAATTAGACAGCGCCCAGTTGCAGGCCTGGCAAGATCTGGTACGGGTATTGACCCATGAAATCATGAACAGCATTACCCCGGTGGCTTCGCTGGCGAAAACGGCGGTAGATTTGGCGACGGATGTTAAAGATAAGGTGCAGCCCGGTAGCTCAGATAACAGGGAAGTGCCAGCAGAAGAAATCGTCGAAGAAATTGATGATGTACTTTCGGCGGTACAAACAGTTGCCCGGCGAAGCGAAGGCCTGATGCATTTTGTTTCCAGCTACCGGAAGTTGACGCGATTACCCGAGCCCAAGAAAAGCCATATCAAGGTATCGACCTTGTTTAGCCAGGTACAGCAGCTGGCAACTCGGGGCTGGCCGGAGAAGGGCATTGAGTTAAGTACAAATACCAGACCTGGCGAGCTGGACTTAATGTTGGATGTTGATATGGCGGAGCAGATGCTGATCAACTTATTACAAAATGCCGAACAGGCATTGGCAGGCATCAAAAATCCGCAGGTGAGTTTGTCGGCTTTTCTAAACGCCCGTGGACATGTGGTAATTGAAGTCAGTGATAATGGCCCGGGTGTTGCCGATGACCTTGACGATAAGGTTTTTGTGCCTTTTTTTACCACCAAAAAAGAAGGCTCCGGGGTGGGGCTGGCCTTAAGTAGGCAAATCATGATAGCCCACGGCGGCCATGTCGCTATGCGCACTAATAACTGTGGTGGAGCTACTTTTAGTCTGACTTTTTGA
- a CDS encoding ABC transporter ATP-binding protein — protein sequence MTNSKAELELSEQAISFSIEGLTKVYQSGDTQIHALRGVNMAIPSGEIIVLLGPSGSGKSTFLNIIGGLDQPSSGHVYFRRRDLATLTELELTFYRRENIGFVFQAYNLVPSLTALENVALVTEITENAMAPLEALDAVALKDRAKHFPAQLSGGEQQRVAIARAIAKRPEVLLCDEPTGALDSETGIMVLKALLEVNAKFGTTCIIITHNASIADLAHRVVHFCDGNVSHIQTNEVRKSAEEMIW from the coding sequence TTGACTAATAGTAAAGCTGAACTTGAGCTTAGCGAGCAGGCAATAAGCTTTTCAATCGAAGGACTCACTAAGGTCTATCAGTCGGGCGATACCCAAATTCACGCCCTGCGCGGGGTAAATATGGCTATCCCTTCGGGGGAAATTATCGTCTTGCTCGGCCCTTCCGGCAGCGGCAAGTCGACTTTTTTAAACATTATCGGCGGCCTGGATCAGCCAAGCTCGGGCCATGTCTATTTTCGCCGCCGTGATCTTGCCACCTTAACCGAGTTGGAGCTGACCTTTTATCGCCGGGAAAATATCGGTTTTGTCTTTCAGGCTTATAACCTGGTGCCGAGCCTGACTGCGCTGGAAAATGTCGCCCTGGTCACTGAAATTACCGAAAATGCTATGGCGCCGCTTGAGGCGCTTGATGCCGTTGCTTTAAAAGACCGTGCCAAGCATTTTCCCGCCCAGCTCTCCGGCGGAGAGCAGCAAAGGGTGGCGATAGCCCGGGCAATTGCCAAACGGCCGGAGGTGTTATTGTGTGATGAACCCACCGGGGCATTGGACAGCGAAACCGGCATTATGGTGTTAAAAGCCTTGCTTGAGGTCAATGCTAAATTTGGCACCACCTGCATCATTATTACCCATAATGCCTCGATTGCCGATCTCGCCCACCGGGTGGTGCATTTTTGTGACGGTAATGTCAGCCATATACAAACCAATGAAGTAAGAAAAAGCGCGGAAGAAATGATCTGGTAA
- a CDS encoding GntR family transcriptional regulator → MTTQWDADTPIYLQLYQQVITRILDGYIREGEALPSVRKVAADYQVNPLTISKAYQMLQDEGIVEKQRGKGLFVKQGVLEFVLKRERETFLSQQWPEILQQISRLKLSPEQLLTLPSEQNTEHDND, encoded by the coding sequence ATGACCACACAATGGGATGCAGATACCCCTATCTACCTCCAGTTATATCAACAAGTGATAACACGTATCCTTGACGGTTATATTCGTGAAGGTGAAGCACTGCCGTCGGTAAGAAAAGTTGCCGCCGACTACCAGGTAAATCCACTGACTATTTCTAAGGCATATCAGATGTTACAAGACGAAGGGATCGTTGAAAAACAACGAGGTAAAGGACTATTTGTCAAACAGGGCGTTTTAGAGTTTGTGTTAAAGCGTGAACGGGAAACCTTCCTGTCACAGCAGTGGCCAGAAATTTTACAGCAAATTAGCCGCCTCAAGTTATCTCCGGAGCAATTACTAACCTTACCTTCAGAGCAGAACACGGAGCACGACAATGACTAA